One window of the uncultured Fusobacterium sp. genome contains the following:
- the rbsC gene encoding ribose ABC transporter permease, whose protein sequence is MLKKIWSNKPLIGLIIFAVIVSILNPRFLTHANILNVLRQTSINSIIAIGMTLVILTGGIDLSVGSILAFCGAVMASMLNAGHNAILSLIVTLALGLVFGFFNGFLVSKMKLQAFIVTLVTMTFLRGATLVFTEGKPITVDDGGLLFENIGGGYLFNIPIPIYIMIILFILGHYLLMHTKFGRYTYAIGGNEEATKLSGIHVDKIKIWVYGLCGMLSALAGVILTSRLYSAQPTAGSGYELDAIAAVVLGGTSLAGGVGRITGTALGALIIGVLGNALNLLNVSSYYQMMIKAIVILVAVLIDRKSNK, encoded by the coding sequence ATGTTAAAAAAAATATGGAGTAATAAACCTTTAATAGGGCTTATTATATTTGCTGTAATAGTATCAATATTAAATCCTAGATTTTTAACTCATGCAAATATATTAAATGTTTTAAGACAAACTTCAATAAATTCAATAATAGCAATAGGAATGACTTTAGTAATTTTAACTGGAGGAATAGATCTTTCAGTAGGTTCAATCTTAGCTTTTTGTGGAGCTGTTATGGCTTCTATGTTAAATGCTGGACATAATGCAATCTTATCTTTAATAGTAACATTAGCATTAGGATTGGTATTTGGATTTTTTAATGGATTCTTAGTTTCTAAGATGAAACTTCAAGCTTTTATAGTAACATTGGTAACAATGACATTTTTAAGAGGAGCTACTCTTGTTTTTACTGAAGGAAAACCAATAACTGTAGATGATGGTGGACTTCTTTTTGAAAATATAGGTGGAGGATATTTATTTAATATTCCAATTCCTATTTATATAATGATTATACTTTTCATACTTGGACATTATTTATTGATGCATACTAAGTTTGGTAGATATACTTATGCTATTGGTGGAAATGAAGAAGCAACTAAATTATCTGGTATTCATGTGGATAAAATAAAAATATGGGTATATGGATTATGTGGAATGTTGTCAGCTCTTGCTGGAGTAATATTAACATCAAGATTGTATTCAGCTCAACCAACAGCTGGAAGTGGTTATGAATTAGATGCAATAGCAGCAGTTGTATTAGGAGGAACATCTCTAGCTGGAGGAGTTGGAAGAATTACAGGAACAGCTTTAGGGGCATTAATAATAGGGGTTTTAGGAAATGCTTTAAACTTATTAAATGTATCTTCTTATTATCAAATGATGATAAAAGCAATAGTAATATTAGTAGCAGTTTTAATAGACAGAAAGTCTAACAAATAA
- the rbsA gene encoding ribose ABC transporter ATP-binding protein RbsA, whose protein sequence is MGKEIVLKMNDIVKTFPGVKALDGARLNIYKGRIMALMGENGAGKSTLIKVMTGIYNMDSGSLYVGNSKVDFRNVNDSQEKGIAVIHQELNLIPELSITENIFLGREMVNGIGKIDSGLMKKEARMLLDKLNVKESEDTLVKNLTIGKMQMVEIAKALSQNAKIIVMDEPTDALTDSETESLFKVIRELTSEGKSIVYISHRLKEIPEICDDITVMRDGKFICEAEVKDIDEEFIIRNMVGRSLDEQFPRVKVEKGKESLRVENLKNKYVDDISFSLHHGEILGISGLMGAGRTELAKTIYGHLKRESGKIFVDGEEKNIRSAKDGIECGIAYVSEDRKGDGLVLGMSVKDNMTLSALNFFSSLFKLEHKKEEVSVDEYIEKFRIKTPTMEQKIKNLSGGNQQKVAIAKALLTNPKILILDEPTRGVDVGAKKEIYDFINELKTKGLSIIMISSEMPEIMGLSDRIMVIHNGRITGEFLAEEATQESIMRCAVGGKEC, encoded by the coding sequence ATGGGTAAAGAGATAGTATTAAAAATGAATGATATAGTCAAAACATTTCCTGGAGTTAAGGCTTTAGATGGAGCGAGACTTAATATCTATAAGGGAAGAATTATGGCTCTTATGGGAGAAAATGGAGCAGGAAAATCAACACTTATAAAAGTTATGACTGGAATTTACAATATGGATAGTGGAAGTCTTTATGTTGGAAATTCAAAGGTTGATTTTAGAAATGTAAATGACTCTCAAGAAAAAGGAATAGCAGTAATTCACCAAGAGTTAAATCTTATTCCTGAACTTTCTATTACAGAAAATATATTTTTAGGTAGAGAGATGGTAAATGGAATAGGGAAAATAGATAGTGGTTTGATGAAAAAAGAAGCTAGAATGCTTCTAGATAAATTAAATGTAAAAGAGAGTGAAGATACTTTAGTTAAAAACTTAACTATAGGAAAAATGCAAATGGTAGAAATTGCTAAGGCTCTTTCTCAAAATGCTAAAATAATAGTTATGGACGAACCAACTGATGCCCTTACAGATAGTGAAACAGAAAGTTTATTTAAAGTTATTAGAGAGCTTACTTCTGAAGGGAAAAGTATAGTGTATATCTCTCATAGATTGAAGGAGATACCAGAAATTTGTGACGATATAACTGTAATGAGAGATGGTAAATTTATCTGTGAAGCAGAAGTGAAAGATATAGATGAAGAGTTTATAATTAGAAATATGGTTGGAAGAAGTTTAGATGAGCAATTTCCAAGAGTTAAAGTTGAAAAGGGAAAGGAATCTTTAAGAGTTGAAAATTTAAAAAATAAGTATGTAGATGATATCTCTTTCTCTTTGCATCATGGAGAAATTTTAGGAATTTCAGGACTTATGGGAGCTGGAAGAACAGAACTAGCTAAAACTATATATGGACATTTAAAAAGAGAGAGTGGAAAAATCTTTGTTGATGGAGAAGAGAAAAATATCAGATCAGCAAAAGATGGAATAGAGTGTGGGATAGCCTATGTTTCTGAGGATAGAAAGGGAGATGGACTTGTTCTTGGAATGAGTGTAAAAGATAATATGACACTATCTGCTTTAAACTTTTTTTCAAGTTTGTTTAAATTAGAACATAAGAAAGAAGAAGTAAGTGTAGATGAGTATATAGAGAAATTTAGGATAAAAACTCCAACTATGGAGCAAAAAATAAAAAATTTAAGTGGTGGAAATCAACAAAAAGTTGCAATTGCTAAAGCTTTATTAACTAATCCTAAGATACTTATTTTAGATGAACCTACAAGAGGAGTGGACGTAGGTGCTAAAAAGGAGATATATGATTTTATAAATGAACTTAAAACAAAGGGATTAAGTATTATTATGATATCTTCAGAAATGCCTGAAATAATGGGACTTAGTGATAGAATAATGGTTATTCATAATGGAAGGATAACTGGGGAGTTTTTAGCTGAAGAAGCAACACAAGAAAGTATAATGAGATGTGCAGTAGGAGGGAAAGAATGTTAA
- the rbsD gene encoding D-ribose pyranase: MKKSRLLNSELSYEIAKIGHTAHITLCDAGLPIPSEVKRIDLAVEAGLPSFISVLKPILSEMQVEEIVLAEEIKEKNPVMLEEILKSFKEFGMDPKIVWVKHEEFKKITRESEAIVRTGECSPYANVILKSGVVF; this comes from the coding sequence ATGAAGAAAAGTAGATTATTAAACAGTGAATTATCTTATGAAATAGCAAAAATTGGGCATACTGCTCATATAACACTGTGTGATGCTGGATTGCCTATTCCTTCAGAAGTAAAAAGAATTGATTTAGCTGTAGAAGCAGGACTTCCATCTTTTATAAGTGTATTAAAACCAATTTTAAGTGAGATGCAAGTAGAAGAGATAGTTTTAGCTGAAGAGATAAAGGAAAAAAATCCAGTTATGTTAGAGGAGATTTTAAAAAGTTTTAAGGAGTTTGGAATGGATCCTAAAATAGTTTGGGTGAAACATGAAGAGTTTAAAAAAATAACAAGAGAAAGTGAAGCAATTGTAAGAACTGGAGAGTGTTCACCATATGCTAATGTTATCTTAAAATCAGGGGTAGTTTTCTAG
- the rbsK gene encoding ribokinase, producing MKKVVVVGSINMDLVTRCKRAPKGGETLFGDEFFQVPGGKGANQAVAIGKLGTEVIMLGKVGKDSFGKDLINSMKASGVKTEYIEEGEKSTGIAKIIVEENGQNRILVVAGANSEVDKEYVDRHLDVIKDCDILVAQLEIPVETVAYALAKAKEFGKLTILNPAPARELDDEIIKNSDLIIPNESELALITGMQTETEEEIKRAGEKLLDMGVSNLIVTLGSKGSLHLNREVCEFHSAYKVKAIDTTAAGDSFIGGLVRTLEGNNIGEAIEFATKVSAIAVTRKGAQTSIPTIEEVEEFKGVKNEEK from the coding sequence ATGAAAAAAGTAGTAGTAGTTGGAAGTATAAATATGGACTTGGTAACTAGATGTAAAAGAGCTCCTAAAGGGGGAGAAACACTTTTTGGAGATGAGTTCTTTCAAGTTCCTGGGGGAAAAGGAGCTAATCAGGCAGTAGCTATTGGAAAATTAGGAACAGAAGTTATAATGTTAGGAAAAGTAGGGAAAGATTCTTTTGGAAAAGATTTAATTAATTCTATGAAAGCTAGTGGAGTTAAAACTGAATATATAGAAGAGGGAGAAAAGTCTACAGGAATAGCTAAAATAATAGTTGAAGAGAATGGACAAAATAGAATTTTAGTTGTAGCAGGAGCCAATAGTGAAGTAGATAAAGAGTATGTAGATAGACACCTAGATGTTATAAAAGATTGTGATATTTTAGTAGCTCAACTAGAAATACCAGTAGAAACAGTAGCTTATGCTTTAGCAAAAGCAAAAGAGTTTGGTAAGCTGACTATTTTAAATCCAGCTCCAGCAAGAGAGTTAGATGATGAGATAATAAAAAATAGTGATCTGATTATTCCAAATGAGAGTGAACTAGCTCTAATAACAGGAATGCAAACAGAAACAGAAGAGGAGATAAAAAGAGCTGGGGAAAAACTTTTAGATATGGGAGTTTCTAATCTTATAGTTACTTTAGGAAGTAAAGGATCTCTTCATCTAAATAGAGAAGTTTGTGAATTTCATTCGGCTTATAAAGTAAAAGCTATAGATACAACAGCTGCTGGAGATAGTTTTATAGGTGGACTTGTGAGAACTTTAGAAGGGAACAATATTGGAGAAGCTATAGAGTTTGCAACTAAAGTATCTGCAATAGCAGTAACTAGAAAAGGTGCACAAACATCAATACCAACAATAGAGGAAGTAGAAGAATTTAAGGGGGTAAAAAATGAAGAAAAGTAG
- a CDS encoding LacI family DNA-binding transcriptional regulator produces the protein MKMKDIAKELGLSIATVSRVVNGHENVSEETKKKVQDFIEKKNYTPNVIAQNLSKMENKTVALLVPNISNPFFATLINYICKNFNKCGYQIALYNTVESLEQEKEAIKNIMGHRIAGVIAILIAGEYEVNPLEPLLRHKIPVYLLDREFENSKLSGVFLDNYKGAYNITRKLLESGHRDIALITGNLDFLNARERMKGYIEAHRDFQVEFKEENIYEGDYLFESGYEIGKKLLETSVSAVFSSNNLMLCGVLKALKEREKEIQLACFEKTDFFQLLNREIISCSIPLEEMGEKIYELFINKSKNKKIYIEPILS, from the coding sequence ATGAAAATGAAAGATATAGCTAAGGAATTGGGATTATCAATAGCTACAGTTTCTAGAGTTGTTAATGGACATGAGAATGTAAGTGAGGAAACAAAAAAGAAAGTACAAGATTTTATTGAGAAAAAAAACTACACTCCTAATGTGATAGCTCAAAACTTATCTAAGATGGAAAATAAAACAGTAGCCCTCTTAGTTCCAAATATCAGTAATCCATTTTTTGCAACACTTATAAATTATATTTGTAAAAACTTTAATAAATGTGGATATCAGATAGCTTTATATAATACAGTAGAAAGTTTAGAGCAAGAGAAAGAAGCTATAAAAAATATAATGGGACATAGGATAGCTGGTGTAATAGCTATATTGATAGCTGGGGAATATGAAGTAAATCCTTTAGAACCACTATTGAGACATAAAATACCAGTATATTTGTTAGATAGAGAGTTTGAAAACTCTAAGCTTTCAGGAGTGTTTTTAGACAATTATAAGGGAGCTTATAATATAACAAGAAAACTTTTAGAAAGTGGACATAGAGATATAGCATTGATAACTGGAAATTTGGATTTTTTAAATGCTAGAGAGAGAATGAAAGGATATATAGAAGCACATAGAGATTTTCAAGTAGAGTTCAAAGAGGAAAATATATATGAGGGAGATTATCTCTTTGAAAGTGGCTATGAGATAGGAAAAAAACTTTTAGAAACTTCAGTAAGTGCTGTATTTTCTTCAAATAATCTTATGTTATGTGGAGTTTTGAAAGCTTTAAAAGAAAGAGAAAAAGAGATTCAATTAGCATGTTTTGAAAAAACAGATTTTTTTCAATTGTTAAATAGAGAGATAATCTCATGTTCAATTCCTTTGGAAGAGATGGGAGAAAAGATATATGAGCTCTTTATAAATAAAAGTAAGAATAAAAAAATATACATAGAACCAATTTTATCTTAA
- a CDS encoding flavodoxin family protein, with protein sequence MKVLLLNGSPRKGNTLAALESIAEGIKENLNAEVELLDVTKYNVAGCLACDYCGTHKGKCVNQKDDGQMLADKMEAADVIIFGTPVYWWGISAQLKSVLDRMYMKKFEAEKKNKKVGIVAVGADSLENEEYELISRQFKCICEFVGWDLVIDKSISAYGRDEVRNNQELVKELKDIWKAL encoded by the coding sequence ATGAAAGTTTTATTATTAAATGGAAGCCCAAGAAAAGGAAATACTTTAGCAGCATTAGAAAGTATAGCTGAAGGAATAAAAGAAAATTTAAATGCTGAGGTAGAATTATTAGATGTTACAAAATATAATGTAGCAGGATGTTTAGCTTGTGACTATTGTGGAACTCATAAAGGAAAATGTGTAAATCAGAAAGATGATGGACAAATGTTAGCTGATAAAATGGAAGCAGCAGATGTAATAATCTTTGGAACACCAGTATATTGGTGGGGAATTTCAGCTCAATTAAAATCTGTATTAGATAGAATGTATATGAAAAAATTTGAAGCTGAAAAGAAAAATAAAAAAGTTGGAATTGTAGCAGTAGGAGCAGATTCGTTAGAAAATGAAGAGTATGAGTTAATCAGTAGACAATTCAAATGTATTTGTGAATTTGTTGGTTGGGATTTAGTAATAGATAAGAGTATCTCAGCATATGGAAGAGATGAAGTAAGAAATAATCAAGAGTTAGTAAAAGAATTAAAAGATATTTGGAAAGCTTTGTAA